TATACACAGATGCCATTGTGAATAGACTTGGATCCAAAGACTTTATAGCAGTGTAAACACCGAATATCATGTTCCATAGAAGACTTGTGACTATGAGAAACACAGCTGCAAGCTCCAACCCAATGCTTCTGGGAAGAACTGTGGCAAACACAACTATTGCTATTGGGAAGAAGCCAAGTATTGGAATAGATTGTAAAATATCTAGAACAGGTAGTAGAATAGACTCAACAGCTTTTCTTCTAGCCATTGAAATCCCTATGGAGATTGCAACAAAAAGCGAGATTATGTATGCAGAAACCATTCTACCAAAGCTCGCTAAACAAGCCAATAACAAAAGCACTACATCCAACTTCCCAACCTACCTAACAGCTTTCTATATTGCTTCTGTGAAACATAGATTTAAAAAGCTCTTTAGATAGTTGCTAATAATAGGTGTTCGTGAGAGGTGTCAAAAGAATCAAATAGAAACCCTCATCTTATACCACGCGATGTTTTACCAGATCACATTATTGGTCTTGTTGAGTCGTTGTATAGTTTAGGTGGTTTGGCAGATCCAATGTACATTGGTGATATAACAAGTGAATCAATAGATGTTTTGCCAAAGGCTATAGATGTTGCAGAAGCTTTGAATCTTATGAAGTATGAAAATGGCTATTTGCAACTAACAGATTTTGGTAGAAAAGTTGCTGAAGCTGACTCGAAAAAGATTAGAAAGCTGCTTAGAGAAGCTGTTATTGCAAATAAAATTGAGCCTCTACACGAAATATACACAGTTTTGAGGAATAGGAAGAAAATATCGAGAGAAGAGTTCATAAGTATTGTGGAGAAGCATTATAAGAGAATAAATGATGAGGTAATTAAGAATGTTCTTGTTTGGGGTACGTATCTTCATCTCTTCAAAATGAGTGAAGACGATACAGAAGTTGTTCTCATGAGCAAGTAATATGATAAAAACTTGTTATGTTTTACAGATTTTGTGTGAAGTTATATCACATGTTTTGATGTGTTAATGTTTCTTATGAGAACATAGGGTATTTTTGAGGGTGTTGAAACTTCCCACCACTGAATGTTGTATAAGCTTTTTTCAATCATTTCAATGTTGTTGAGTATGTTCGTGAATTTATCTGCTATTCTAAGTTTGGAAACTGGTTTTACTATTCTCCCATTCTCTATGTAGAATATCGCATCTCTGGCAACTGTTGAGAATATTCCTTCAACATAGTTTTGTAGTCTCGTATACCAGTTGTTTGTTATCAGAATTCCTCTTCTAACCTCAGAAATCATTTCATCTAGTGATGTATTTCCTGGCTTAACAACAATATTCCATGGCTCTGGGCTTATCCAGCCAGCATTTGCTGTTGAACTTGCATTCAATGCTTTAGCGGTTTTTGTATTATGTAGAAGAGTTTTCAAAACACCATTTTCTATAATTGGCTTGTTGAATGTTTCCAAAGCCTCGTCATCAAAACTTCTAAAGTTTGGCAACTCTCTGTTTCTTGGTTCATCCAAAACAGTTAGATGTTCTGATGCAACTCTATCCCCAGGCTTATTCTTCATAAACATTGACCAGCCCATTATAACTGCAAAACCTGTTGCCATAGACACTATGTATTCAAGCAAATTGCCAAAAACCATTGGACTTAAAATAATGTCATATACCCCTGGCTCGATATCACTTCTATTTCTAGAGTCTACAGCATATCTAGATGCTGTAAAGGCCATTGACTCAAGCCCCTTAACATCTAGAGATGTTGATGTGAAACACCACTGCCCACTGCCATCAGGTTCTGCAAATGCTCTCAAATAGCTTTGGAGAAATGTTTTTCTCTCCTCTAGCAAAGCTCCTTTCGATGTTGCTAAAACAGTTTTTGCTTCACCAATTTGAAGCATTCCAGCAACACTATCTATCCTCTCCCTGTGAGCCACCTCTATGACCCTCTCAGCCAATCTGCCTATATCCTCCATACCACTAACAATGCTTTTATCATAAACCTCCTCAACATATTTAATCTTGCTTGGCTCTGGCAATGGTGCGTAAATAGGCGATTCCTCAACTGTTCGAGACATTGACAAAATTGATTCAACTGGTTTGTAAAGCTCTTCAAAACTCTTTGGCTCAAACCTTAAAACAAATATTCTCCTCTCCTTAGCTAGATACAAATCCACTGTAACTCTTCTCCAATTCTGAACAACACTAACACTACTGTTAGCAATTTTAGTCATTACAACATTGGATAGAGTTGCCTTTGCAGCAGCTTCCTCGAAACCCATTTTAATTAGCTCGTTAACAAGCTTTGATATTTGATCTAGCTCCACAGACACTATGCTATCACCCCAAGTCTAATGCTCTTCAACCTAACATCCGGGCCTCCAAACCACACGGGAACACCTTGCATGGGCTCTCCCTTTCCACATGTTCCAGCATAGAATCTAAGCTCTTTTCCAACAGCATCTATGTTGCTGTAGAAAGATTTTGTTGTTAACTCTAAAACAGGGTTTCTAACAGGTTTTGTCAACTCCCCATTCTCTATGAGATACGCCTCTAAACCAACATACCTCTGGCTCCACCTCTCATCATCTATATTCCACTCCATATAGCTTTTAATGTAAACACCAAGCTTTACATCCTCTAAAAGCTCCTCAAACCTGTGGTCACCAGGCTTTAGATATGTGTTTGCCATTCTCACTATAGGCTCGCTTGCATAGTCCATTGCTCTCGCAGCTGCGTTGCTCTCAACACCAAAAACCTTTGCAGTTGCTCTGTTTTGCAGAAACTCGTTTATAACCCCCTCTCTGTACAGGTAGCGCGGTCTTGCAGCAACACCTTCATCATCGTATAGGTAGAACCCGTAGCTTCCAGGAATCGTTGGGTCGTCGATTACAGTAGCGTTTTTGTTTCCTATGACATAGCCAATCATATTTGGTTTTATGAAGCTTTTTCCAGCTTGTGCAGCTTCTCTACCAAGTATTCTATCAGCTTCGCTTGGATGTCCACAACTCTCATGAACTATTAAAGCAACTATTTCACTACCAACAACAACTGGTATGCTCTCCTTCGGAGGCTCAACAGCTGTTAGAAGCACTTTCTCAAGATTCTTCGCCTCTTCAGCACTGCTTTCAACAATGTTCCACTTGCTTAACCACTCCAAGCCTCCAGATGCTCCAAAAGATTCAAACCTCTGAATATACCCCTTCTGCGGATGGTGAACAACAATGTTGTAATATATCGAGATTCTTGGAATAAAGCTTTCAACATATGCACCATCACTATTAACAACAACTTTATTCTCTATCCACTCACTATATGAAAGTGTTGCAACAGGAACCTTAGCCTCTTGAACAACCTTTGACACAGAGCTCCAGAACTCCTTGTGTATTCTAAGCTTCTCTCCCAAGTCAACATCAGAAAACTTTTTCAGTGGAGCAACAGAGTATTTCGCTCTCCCAAGTCTAGCATCTGAAAACTCTACAGCCTGTTTAGCAATATTTGCATGTGCCTTTGCCCTGGAAACAGCAATTCGAACAGCTTCCACAACACCTTCTCTACTCAAATTATTTGTTGATGCAAACCCTAGAACACCATCAACCAAAACCCTAACTGCTATACCCTCAGACAACTCGCTATAGCCAGAAATTATAGAGCCATTTCTAGAGCTAGCACCCCAAGACTCTATTCTGTGATATCTAGCCTCAGCATACCTTGCCCCCATATCTCCAGCAACTTTCAATGCATGCAAAAGCAAATCCTCCAACTACTTGCACCAATTAAGTTTTCAAGGAAAAACAATAAAAATTTATGTGATAAAAAATGATGTGATTTGAATTTACTTTCTTATCTCAGCTAAAACTGATTTAACTAAGTAGAAAGCTATTGGTATGAGAACTATTCCAAAGGCTATTGCTATTCCTATTGACAGCATCTTCAAAACATCTCCTACATAGCCATACCTACTAAATATTGCTGCTAAGCCAACTAGTATAAAGGCTAGAACAACAATGAATTGAAGATATGGAGCAACAGCTTTGAAATCTGGATGCTCCTGAATTATCATCTTAGAAACATCAATCACTATTATAACGCCCATTGCAATTGCAACAACACCTACAAGAAGAGGATAGATCATTTCTGATGGAAGTCTAAAGAGTGAGAATGCAACTGTAAGCATTATTGCTACTAAGCCAATTAATATGGTGTTTTCTATTAAGCTAATTAGATATTTGTATGACTCTCCCCAGCTTCTCAAAAGTGTTGAGCCAAGATACTTTGAAAGCATTATAGATAGAATAATTCCTAGGGTTATAACAGCCACACCCCCAATCAAATAGGGTATGTAAGCAACAACAGAATATATCAAAGCACCGCCATCACCACCAAGAGGAATATAGCCAATGGCAACAACAAGTGATAGAGCTATGATGAAAGCCATTGTCAAACCCCCTATCAAATCAGATAGGTCAAGCCCCAAAGCCAAAACACTTTTACCAATATCCGTTTTAGACAAAGGCTTTTCAACATACTTGTCAATAACCTTATTCACAATTTTCCCAACTATGTAGCCAATCACAACACCTATAACAATCCATATTATTGCAGCAACTATGTTAGGCAACAAATCAACAAATGAAGACCATAGCCTAGCAAGAGCCTCGCCTGCACTACTCAATATTCCCACCTCATCCAATAGTATTTAGATTCAGCAAAACTAATAAGTTTTGCATAAATCATTTTTCAAGAAGATACAATTTGTCATGTTTTTGCAGAAAGCTTTAAAGCTTGTGTAAACACAATTAGATTTTGTGTGAAGAGTACCCCTGGATCTGAGATGTGATGAAAAGGCATTTAACAGATTATTGAAGATGTGATTACCTATGAATTTTAGAGAGCTTGTTGATCTATTCATATCCGCTTCTGTAGTTTTTATAGCATTCTCTTTTCAGTACCTAATCTCATTCAACTACAAAATGACTACAGCATATCTGCTTGCAACAATAACAGCATTTGTTTTTCATGAGCTTGCC
The DNA window shown above is from Ignisphaera cupida and carries:
- a CDS encoding TldD/PmbA family protein, coding for MSVELDQISKLVNELIKMGFEEAAAKATLSNVVMTKIANSSVSVVQNWRRVTVDLYLAKERRIFVLRFEPKSFEELYKPVESILSMSRTVEESPIYAPLPEPSKIKYVEEVYDKSIVSGMEDIGRLAERVIEVAHRERIDSVAGMLQIGEAKTVLATSKGALLEERKTFLQSYLRAFAEPDGSGQWCFTSTSLDVKGLESMAFTASRYAVDSRNRSDIEPGVYDIILSPMVFGNLLEYIVSMATGFAVIMGWSMFMKNKPGDRVASEHLTVLDEPRNRELPNFRSFDDEALETFNKPIIENGVLKTLLHNTKTAKALNASSTANAGWISPEPWNIVVKPGNTSLDEMISEVRRGILITNNWYTRLQNYVEGIFSTVARDAIFYIENGRIVKPVSKLRIADKFTNILNNIEMIEKSLYNIQWWEVSTPSKIPYVLIRNINTSKHVI
- a CDS encoding mechanosensitive ion channel family protein translates to MSSAGEALARLWSSFVDLLPNIVAAIIWIVIGVVIGYIVGKIVNKVIDKYVEKPLSKTDIGKSVLALGLDLSDLIGGLTMAFIIALSLVVAIGYIPLGGDGGALIYSVVAYIPYLIGGVAVITLGIILSIMLSKYLGSTLLRSWGESYKYLISLIENTILIGLVAIMLTVAFSLFRLPSEMIYPLLVGVVAIAMGVIIVIDVSKMIIQEHPDFKAVAPYLQFIVVLAFILVGLAAIFSRYGYVGDVLKMLSIGIAIAFGIVLIPIAFYLVKSVLAEIRK
- a CDS encoding AAA-associated domain-containing protein; its protein translation is MSKESNRNPHLIPRDVLPDHIIGLVESLYSLGGLADPMYIGDITSESIDVLPKAIDVAEALNLMKYENGYLQLTDFGRKVAEADSKKIRKLLREAVIANKIEPLHEIYTVLRNRKKISREEFISIVEKHYKRINDEVIKNVLVWGTYLHLFKMSEDDTEVVLMSK
- a CDS encoding TldD/PmbA family protein: MEDLLLHALKVAGDMGARYAEARYHRIESWGASSRNGSIISGYSELSEGIAVRVLVDGVLGFASTNNLSREGVVEAVRIAVSRAKAHANIAKQAVEFSDARLGRAKYSVAPLKKFSDVDLGEKLRIHKEFWSSVSKVVQEAKVPVATLSYSEWIENKVVVNSDGAYVESFIPRISIYYNIVVHHPQKGYIQRFESFGASGGLEWLSKWNIVESSAEEAKNLEKVLLTAVEPPKESIPVVVGSEIVALIVHESCGHPSEADRILGREAAQAGKSFIKPNMIGYVIGNKNATVIDDPTIPGSYGFYLYDDEGVAARPRYLYREGVINEFLQNRATAKVFGVESNAAARAMDYASEPIVRMANTYLKPGDHRFEELLEDVKLGVYIKSYMEWNIDDERWSQRYVGLEAYLIENGELTKPVRNPVLELTTKSFYSNIDAVGKELRFYAGTCGKGEPMQGVPVWFGGPDVRLKSIRLGVIA